From one Solanum stenotomum isolate F172 chromosome 12, ASM1918654v1, whole genome shotgun sequence genomic stretch:
- the LOC125847252 gene encoding uncharacterized protein LOC125847252 — translation MAIATRSCKILIDPISTGTKHEHVLEKARREEDEDEQVDDLDDAQLIAKLAGAEEKEVEGTLPLQQIPRPPSPFPQRLKKKVEDGKFAKFITMLRQLSVNIPLMETLEQMPRYAKFMKDLVTKKRAVSIDLTDNVHHCSAIATRSLVHKKEDLGAFTIPCTIGSIEFAKAFGDLGASINLMPLAIYNQLGLGVPKPTAMRLMLVDRSVKRPMGILCDVLVKVDTFIFLADFVILDCEVDFEVPIILGRPFLATRRALVDAERGELKFRLNKEEVKFNICRSMK, via the coding sequence ATGGCTATCGCTACCAGAAGTTGTAAGATTCTTATTGACCCAATTTCTACAGGCACTAAACATGAGCATGTATTGGAGAAAGCTAGAAGAGAGGAGGATGAAGATGAGCAAGTAGATGACTTGGATGATGCTCAACTAATAGCCAAACTAGCAGGAGCGGAAGAAAAAGAGGTTGAGGGAACTTTGCCTTTACAGCAAATCCCAAGACCACCTTCTCCTTTCCCTCAAAGGCTTAAAAAGAAAGTCGAAGATGGGAAATTTGCTAAGTTCATCACCATGCTGCGACAACTGTCAGTAAACATCCCACTGATGGAAACACTAGAACAAATGCCAAGATATGCCAAGTTCATGAAGGACTTGGTCACAAAGAAAAGAGCTGTAAGTATTGATTTAACTGACAATGTTCATCACTGCAGTGCTATTGCTACCAGATCTCTGGTACATAAGAAGGAGGATCTGGGTGCATTCACTATACCGTGCACTATTGGATCAATTGAATTTGCAAAGGCCTTTGGTGATCTAGGGGCTAGTATAAACTTGATGCCACTGGCCATTTATAACCAACTGGGGTTAGGAGTTCCAAAACCCACAGCCATGAGGTTGATGCTGGTAGATAGGTCAGTGAAGCGACCTATGGGCATCCTATGTGATGTACTCGTAAAGGTGGACACGTTCATCTTTCTGGCAGACTTTGTGATCTTAGATTGCGAAGTGGATTTCGAGGttcccattattttgggaagaccatttCTGGCCACGAGACGAGCATTGGTAGATGCTGAGCGTGGAGAACTAAAGTTCAGACTCAACAAAGAAGAGGTAAAGTTTAATATTTGCAGGTCCATGAAATAG